From Endozoicomonas sp. 8E, the proteins below share one genomic window:
- a CDS encoding GNAT family N-acetyltransferase, which yields MPLIVEESVPNAEEYCGMRVKAGLSPKSLEAANIGLPNTLYGISIRDCETLVAMGRVIGDGACNFEIVDIAVDPNYQGQGLGRKIIEYIDSYLSSVALEGTYVSMIADEPEFYQKLGYKPVSPASQGMTKKFKPRI from the coding sequence ATGCCACTTATAGTTGAAGAGAGTGTGCCAAATGCCGAAGAGTACTGTGGTATGCGTGTGAAAGCAGGCTTATCGCCAAAATCTCTTGAAGCTGCCAATATTGGCCTACCAAACACTTTATATGGAATATCAATCCGAGACTGTGAAACGTTGGTTGCCATGGGGCGTGTTATTGGCGATGGTGCATGTAATTTCGAAATCGTAGATATTGCGGTAGATCCGAATTACCAGGGTCAGGGACTGGGACGGAAAATCATCGAATATATAGATAGTTATCTGTCTTCTGTCGCACTTGAAGGTACTTATGTTTCGATGATTGCCGATGAGCCAGAATTCTATCAAAAACTGGGCTACAAACCCGTTTCTCCTGCAAGTCAGGGGATGACCAAAAAGTTCAAACCCCGAATATAA
- a CDS encoding DMT family transporter: MTVKTYFLPLLKSWERLTQFQQGVIMALTSNALFVFVGTLVRQISDHISLFQVLLVRQLVFLLLLVPSLKIAGSSIFKPEALPLHGLRILGAFLYLYFGFVSVSNLPLADATALSFTSVLFVALIAKLWLGENVGWKRALTIFVGFSGILLITQPGFDNPKYIYIISGLIAALGGAIAATCVRKLSQSQPRAILLSYQAFSVGLITLVPAIANWKWPDWWQTGLLLLIGTLSSLATSAGVISYQKAPANVASNLGYGQIVFALILGYWLFDETPNVLALTGVGLLFGSALVPFFRQSYLNK, translated from the coding sequence ATGACAGTTAAGACCTATTTTCTACCGTTATTAAAAAGCTGGGAACGGCTGACCCAATTTCAACAAGGGGTCATTATGGCACTGACTTCTAATGCTCTGTTTGTGTTTGTGGGCACACTTGTTCGTCAGATCAGTGATCATATAAGCTTATTTCAAGTACTTTTAGTGAGACAATTGGTCTTTTTATTGCTTCTGGTACCATCTCTTAAAATCGCTGGCAGCAGTATTTTTAAACCTGAAGCTTTACCATTACATGGATTAAGAATTCTGGGAGCCTTTCTCTATTTATATTTTGGTTTTGTCTCAGTTAGCAACTTGCCATTGGCAGATGCCACTGCACTCAGTTTTACCTCTGTTTTGTTTGTAGCTTTAATTGCAAAGCTATGGCTTGGGGAAAATGTAGGCTGGAAAAGAGCACTAACAATTTTCGTTGGTTTTTCGGGTATCCTGTTAATTACTCAGCCAGGTTTTGATAATCCAAAGTATATTTATATTATTAGCGGTCTTATTGCTGCTTTGGGTGGGGCTATTGCTGCAACTTGCGTTCGCAAGCTAAGTCAGTCTCAACCAAGAGCAATATTACTTAGCTATCAGGCTTTTTCAGTAGGCTTAATCACATTGGTGCCTGCAATAGCAAATTGGAAATGGCCTGACTGGTGGCAGACTGGTTTGTTATTACTAATTGGTACTCTCTCTTCTTTAGCAACGAGTGCTGGTGTCATTTCCTACCAAAAAGCACCTGCAAATGTAGCCAGTAACCTTGGCTATGGCCAGATAGTGTTTGCACTGATATTAGGGTATTGGCTTTTTGATGAAACTCCAAATGTACTGGCACTAACAGGAGTTGGGCTACTTTTTGGCTCAGCTTTAGTGCCCTTTTTTCGGCAAAGTTATTTGAATAAATAG